The nucleotide window CCGTGCTGGTGGATGACCGGCCCGGGCAGATTGCACAGCTGCTGACTGAGATCGGCGAGGTGGGCATCAACCTGGAGGATCTGCGGCTGGACCACTCCTCTGGACAGGACGTGGGTATGGTGGAAATTTCCGTCCTGCCCAGCAGACGGCAGGAATTGATTGACTACTTGGATTCGCACGGATGGAAGGTACTGCAATGAGCTCGGCAGCTACGGATATGAGGCACTACCGGCTGGGGAAACCACTGGTGGTGGCCATCGACGGGCCGTCCGGTTCGGGCAAATCCAGCGTCAGCAGGGAAACCGCCCGCCGGCTGCATGCGGCGTACCTGGACACGGGCGCTATGTACCGCGCGGTCACCTGGCATTGTCTGGATACCGGTGTGGACCTGCAGGAAGCGGCTTCCGTCGAGAAGGCCAGCCGCGAAGTGGACTTGAAGATCAGCACGGATCCCGACCACGAACTGGTCAGCGTAGGTGGCACTGATGTGACCTTGGCCATCCGTGAGCCCAGCATCTCCTCGGCGGTCAGCGCGGTGGCCACCACCCTGGGCGCCCGGGCCGAGCTCATCCGCCGCCAGCAGCAGATCATCGCGGACTCAGGAAGGCGGATCGTTGCCGAAGGCCGCGACATCACCACCGTGGTGGCCCCGGACGCCGAGGCCCGCATCCTGCTCACCGCCAGCGAAGAAGCCCGGCTGCGCCGCCGCGGTATCCAACTTGGCGGAACCCAGAGCGATGCGCAGCTGCAGGAGCAGGTCCTGACCCGGGACGCAAAGGATTCAACAGTGGTCAACTTCCACGAGGCCGCCGACGGCGTTTTCACCGTGGATTCCTCCGACCTGGACTTCGAGGAAACTGTCGAGGCCGTTCTCGCTGCAGTCCGCAGCGCTGCGCACTGACCTACACGAAAACCGGCCCTCGGCCGCCCTGTGGCTATACAGCGTCACGGTTGAATCCGCCAGCGTGTTTCAATGGACACTGCGGCAGAACCGATCTACATGCATTAACAGAAGGACAGCGACCATGAGCGCCACACAATCCGGCAACGGGCCCACCGGAGACGGATACACCGGCAGCGAGTACGAGCCCGCCGGCGAAGACAACATCGCCGAGCGTCTCGAGGAAATCGACGACGCCGAGGCTGAGCAGCGCGCGCAGTCCCTGCGCGCCGGCTTGGCGGACTATGAGCTGGACGAAGAGGACGCCGCTCTTCTGGCCGGAATGGACCAGGACTTCGACGAGGATGCGCCAAAACACTTAGATCCCGTCCTCGCCATCCTCGGCCGTCCCAATGTGGGCAAATCCACCCTGGTCAACCGCATTCTGGGCCGCCGCGAGGCCGTCGTGGAGGACACCCCCGGCGTGACCCGCGACCGGGTGACCTACGCCGCGCACTGGAGCGGCCGCAATTTCACCCTCGTGGACACCGGCGGCTGGGAGCACGATGCCAAGGGCATCCATGCCCGGGTGGCGGAACAGGCCGAGATCGCCGCCGACATGGCCGACGCCGTGCTGCTGGTCGTGGACGCCAACGTCGGCGCAACGGCAACGGATGAGTCCGTGGTCCGCATGCTCCGGCGCAAGAAGAAGCCCGTCATCCTGGTCGCCAACAAGGTGGACGACATGGCCCAGGAAGCCGATGCCTCCACTTTGTGGGGACTGGGCTTCGGGGAACCGTACCCGGTATCGGCACTGCACGGCCGCGGGACCGCCGACATGCTCGATGCCGTCATGGAGGTCCTGCCCGAGTATTCCGCCTACGGGGGACTGGAACGCAGCGGAGGGCCGCGCCGCGTGGCCCTGATCGGCCGGCCGAACGTCGGCAAGTCTTCGTTGCTGAACAAGCTGGCCGGCAGCGAACGCGTTGTGGTGGACCCGCTGGCCGGAACCACGCGCGACCCGGTGGATGAAATGATCGAGCTCGGCGGACGGACCTGGCGGTTCGTGGACACCGCGGGCATCAGGCGCCGCGTCCACATGCAGCAAGGTGCGGACTTCTACGCCTCGCTGCGGACGCAGTCCGCGTTGGAGAAGGCGGAGGTCGCCGTCGTTCTTCTGGCGGTGGACGAGGTGCTCAGCGAGCAGGACGTACGCATCCTGCAGCTGGCCATCGACTCAGGCCGGGCCTTGGTGCTGGCGTTCAACAAATGGGATTTGCTCGACGACGAACGACGACGCTACCTGGAACGCGAAATCGAGCAGGACCTGGCCCACGTAGACTGGGCGCCGCGCGTCAATATCTCCGCCAAGACCGGATGGCACAAGGACCGCTTGGTGCCAGCCCTCGACACGGCCCTGGAATCGTGGGACAGGCGCATCCCTACCGGACGGCTCAATGCGTTCCTCGGCGAGCTGGTGGCCGCCCACCCGCACCCTGTGCGCGGCGGCAAGCAACCCCGGATCCTCTTCGGTACCCAGGCATCGAGCCGCCCGCCGAAGTTTGTGCTGTTCACCACTGGGTTCCTGGATCCCGGATACCGCCGCTTCATCACCCGCCGCCTGCGCGAGACGTTTGGCTTCGAAGGCACGCCCATCGACGTCGCCATGCGTGTGCGCGAAAAGCGCAGCCGCCAGCGTTAAGTAACGCGGGGCACGGGTGGTAATCGCCGGCCAAAATATGCTGTAAGGTATTTGAGGTAGTTCAGCCGGGCAGGCCCCGGCAGGACAACGGGTTGTGGCGCAGCTTGGTAGCGCACTTGACTGGGGGTCAAGGGGTCGCAGGTTCAAATCCTGTCAACCCGACAGCAGGTAAAAGTCCCGGTGATCGTTGATCACCGGGACTTTTTTCATGCGTGCGCAGGCTCGCGTGGTGAGCGGCGGTGCGTGCCGACATGTGTCGCCGCTGGCTGTCGGAGGGTGAATTTCTGTGCCTATACTTTCAGCTGTGGCCCGTTGCCGTCGGCAACACCGGCCCAGAAGATCCAGCGGCGCAAGAGAGGCATTTACATGAGCAACGTTCCAGCAGACCTTCACTACACCGCCGAACACGAGTGGGTGACCGCTGCAGGCACCGAGGGAGTTGTCCGTATCGGCATCACGGACTTTGCCCAGGACGCACTCGGCGACGTCGTCTACGTGCAGATTCCGGAAACCGGAACCACCATCACCGCCAACGACGTTGTGGGCGAGGTCGAATCCACTAAGAGCGTCAGCGACATTTACGCACCGGTCACCGGTGAAGTAGTGGCATCCAATGATGCGCTGGAATCGGATCCGGCTCTGATCAACTCAGATCCCTATGGTGAAGGTTGGCTGATGGAAATACGGCTCGCTGATGCTTCGGCAACCGAATCACTGCTCAGTGCTTCGGAGTACGAACAGCAGGTAGGCTAGAGCTACCGGTACCGTAGTTTTTTGAACGGTCAACCGGTCACCGACCGGTTGACCGCTATTTTTGCAGGGGAGGACGATTTAATGGTGGGCGAAGAGCACAACGCAAGAGGCACCAGACATGACCATGGTGCTTCGGAGGCTTCAGCCGAGACCACTTCCATCAGCCTGCCCCCGCAGGCAAAGACTTACCTGCCGAAACCGCAGCTGACCACGGAAGAGGAAGCCGCGGTATTGGCGCTGCCGGCGGGGTCGGCCCTGCTGATCGCTCATAGCGGACCCAACCATGGCGCCCGCTTCCTGCTCGATCAAGACGTGACGACCGCCGGCCGGCACCCGGAAGCGGACATCTTTCTCGACGACGTGACCGTATCCCGCAAGCATGTCGAGTTCCGCCGCACCGGCGAAGGATTCACCGTGGTGGACTCCGGCAGCCTGAACGGCACATACGTCAACAACGACCGCGTCGACAGCTTGGCGCTGCGGACCGGTGACGAGGTGCAGATCGGAAAGTTCCGGTTGACCTACTACGCCGGCAGCGGGGCCGCTGGGAAGGGCCAGGCCTAGGCGGTGCCCGCATCCCAACCTATACGGCGTCCGCTCGGCACCGGCAGGGACACGTTCCGTAGCAGCGTCCTCAACATCGGGGAAGTGCTGCAGGAACTGAATGCGGAATTTCCGCAGATCAGCGCCTCCAAAATAAGGTTCCTGGAAGAAAAGGGCCTCATTTCCCCGCAACGGACGCCGGCGGGATACCGCAAGTACACGAGCCAGGATGTGGAGCGTCTTCGTTTCGTGCTGGCTTTGCAGCGGGACCAGTACCTCCCGCTCAAGGTCATCAAGGACTACGTTGACGCGATCGACCGGGGGGAGCGGCCCGAGGCCCTGCCTGGCGGCATGTCGCTGACCCCGCGCATGGTTTCCGGCCAGCTGGCCGAAGAGCTCAACGGGCGGGCGCGGTCCCTGACTCTGGCGGAGCTGCGTGATGCGGCCGGTGCTTCGACGGCATTGGTCCAGGAGCTTGTCAGCTTCGGACTTATCCAGGCCGCGGATTCCCGCTTTGACGAGCACGCCCTTAAAGTTGTCAAGGCCTGCGTACAACTCGAGGCCCACGGTATAGAGCCGCGGCACCTGAGGCCCTTTCGGACTGCCGCGGACCGGGAACTCGGTCTCGTGGAGCGTGCCGTGGCTCCCATCTCGTCACGGCGGGATGTGGCCTCAAAAGCACGGGCGGCCGAAACCGCCAAGGAAATCAGCGATCTTTGCCTGAACCTGCACAGCGCCTTGGTCAATGGACATATCGCGCGAATGGACCGCTGATCGGAGGAGCCATGCTCGAAGTCGAGGTTGTCGGGGTGCGGATTGAACTACCCTCCAATCAGCCGCTGGTCCTGCTCAAGGAAACCGAGGGCGAACGACACATCCCGATCTGGATCGGGGCGCCCGAGGCCAGCGCAATAGCTTTTGCCCAGCAGGGCATCAAGCCCCCGCGCCCCATGACGCACGATCTGCTATGCAGTGTTGTCCGGGAGCTCGACCGGACGATCACCGAGGTGCGGCTTGTCTCCGTTCAGGACACCGTCTTCTACGCGGAATTAGTGTTCGACGGCGGCCAAACAGTCAGCTCAAGGGCATCGGACGCGATCGCTGTGGCTCTGCGGGTTCCCTGCCCGATCTACTGCGCGGAAGAAGTCATGGAGGAAGCCGGGGTGCAGATTGCCGAGGCTTCCGAGGAGGAAGAAGGCGAAGCCGGACCCGCCGAGGAAAATGCTGAATCGCAGTTGCGCGAGTTCCGCGAGTTTCTGGCCGATGTCGAGCCGGAGGACTTCGAGAAATAGTGCCGGGCGTGCCACGGCAGGACGCGGGATTGCGCGATTCCGGCCGACACGCCGAATTCTAAAAGCCAACGTCTTTGACCCAAGCGCCCGGCCGTTCTAACGTCGAAGCATACAGTTCCCATTGCATGGCCGGATAACACAGGGCAGACTTAGAGCAAACCCTGAGAGTGTCGGCGGTGCCGACTTCCCCCTAGGGAACTTTCGACAAGGAGGGTTCACGTGAGTCCTAAAGGTGATGCGGGCGAGTTGTCGCACGCCGTAACGCCGGGTGCCGCGATTCCCGCTAGTGCACAGGGTTTGCTGTTCACCGAGGACCTGCCGGTTCTGGATGAAGACGCCGGCTACCGTGGCCCAACGGCCTGTAAAGCCGCAGGAATCACTTACCGGCAGCTGGACTATTGGGCCCGTACCGGCTTGGTGGAGCCTGCAGTACGCGGGGCTTCGGGCTCCGGTTCGCAGCGGCTCTATAGCTTCCGGGACATTCTGGTCCTGAAGGTAGTCAAGCGTCTGCTGGACACCGGAGTTTCTCTGCAGCAGATCCGTACCGCCGTGGAACACCTGCGGGAGCGCGGCGTGGAAG belongs to Arthrobacter crystallopoietes and includes:
- the ftsR gene encoding transcriptional regulator FtsR, which codes for MRRPLGTGRDTFRSSVLNIGEVLQELNAEFPQISASKIRFLEEKGLISPQRTPAGYRKYTSQDVERLRFVLALQRDQYLPLKVIKDYVDAIDRGERPEALPGGMSLTPRMVSGQLAEELNGRARSLTLAELRDAAGASTALVQELVSFGLIQAADSRFDEHALKVVKACVQLEAHGIEPRHLRPFRTAADRELGLVERAVAPISSRRDVASKARAAETAKEISDLCLNLHSALVNGHIARMDR
- a CDS encoding MerR family transcriptional regulator, coding for MSPKGDAGELSHAVTPGAAIPASAQGLLFTEDLPVLDEDAGYRGPTACKAAGITYRQLDYWARTGLVEPAVRGASGSGSQRLYSFRDILVLKVVKRLLDTGVSLQQIRTAVEHLRERGVEDLAQITLMSDGASVYECTSADEVIDLVQGGQGVFGIAVGRVWREVEGSLAALPSEHVAEQDFPEDELSRRRVRKIS
- a CDS encoding bifunctional nuclease family protein gives rise to the protein MLEVEVVGVRIELPSNQPLVLLKETEGERHIPIWIGAPEASAIAFAQQGIKPPRPMTHDLLCSVVRELDRTITEVRLVSVQDTVFYAELVFDGGQTVSSRASDAIAVALRVPCPIYCAEEVMEEAGVQIAEASEEEEGEAGPAEENAESQLREFREFLADVEPEDFEK
- the cmk gene encoding (d)CMP kinase, which codes for MSSAATDMRHYRLGKPLVVAIDGPSGSGKSSVSRETARRLHAAYLDTGAMYRAVTWHCLDTGVDLQEAASVEKASREVDLKISTDPDHELVSVGGTDVTLAIREPSISSAVSAVATTLGARAELIRRQQQIIADSGRRIVAEGRDITTVVAPDAEARILLTASEEARLRRRGIQLGGTQSDAQLQEQVLTRDAKDSTVVNFHEAADGVFTVDSSDLDFEETVEAVLAAVRSAAH
- the gcvH gene encoding glycine cleavage system protein GcvH yields the protein MSNVPADLHYTAEHEWVTAAGTEGVVRIGITDFAQDALGDVVYVQIPETGTTITANDVVGEVESTKSVSDIYAPVTGEVVASNDALESDPALINSDPYGEGWLMEIRLADASATESLLSASEYEQQVG
- a CDS encoding FHA domain-containing protein — protein: MVGEEHNARGTRHDHGASEASAETTSISLPPQAKTYLPKPQLTTEEEAAVLALPAGSALLIAHSGPNHGARFLLDQDVTTAGRHPEADIFLDDVTVSRKHVEFRRTGEGFTVVDSGSLNGTYVNNDRVDSLALRTGDEVQIGKFRLTYYAGSGAAGKGQA
- the der gene encoding ribosome biogenesis GTPase Der; this translates as MSATQSGNGPTGDGYTGSEYEPAGEDNIAERLEEIDDAEAEQRAQSLRAGLADYELDEEDAALLAGMDQDFDEDAPKHLDPVLAILGRPNVGKSTLVNRILGRREAVVEDTPGVTRDRVTYAAHWSGRNFTLVDTGGWEHDAKGIHARVAEQAEIAADMADAVLLVVDANVGATATDESVVRMLRRKKKPVILVANKVDDMAQEADASTLWGLGFGEPYPVSALHGRGTADMLDAVMEVLPEYSAYGGLERSGGPRRVALIGRPNVGKSSLLNKLAGSERVVVDPLAGTTRDPVDEMIELGGRTWRFVDTAGIRRRVHMQQGADFYASLRTQSALEKAEVAVVLLAVDEVLSEQDVRILQLAIDSGRALVLAFNKWDLLDDERRRYLEREIEQDLAHVDWAPRVNISAKTGWHKDRLVPALDTALESWDRRIPTGRLNAFLGELVAAHPHPVRGGKQPRILFGTQASSRPPKFVLFTTGFLDPGYRRFITRRLRETFGFEGTPIDVAMRVREKRSRQR